The DNA sequence TTAACCGTTGCGGAAGGAGCGGGTAAATGGGAGTGGCGCGAAGCGCTTATTCGCCGGCAGGTCCCACCCATCCTGAGAAAATACCTGGCTGCCCCGCATTAGAAGGCTCGCGTCAGGGAGGGTGCCCGGGCCTGCCGGGCGGCTAAAACTTCTGCGGGACGCTAATGTTATAAATCCAGGCACAAGGCCATCCCCGCATGACGGCAAGAAAGATCACTCGTAATTTCCGGCTTTATTTTTACAGGCAAAAGGCTCTATTCCACCGGAATTACCGTCTTTTTATGGCCGGGCAGGTATTGTCGCTCACCGGAACCTGGATACAGCGACTGGCCATGATGTGGCTGGCCTACCAGCTTACTGGTTCGGAATTCCTGCTGGGCATGGTGGCATTCTGCGAACAGATCCCCATCCTGCTGCTTGCGCCCCTGGCGGGCGTGTATGCAGATCGCTGGAACAAACACAAGGCCTTGATCTATATCGAAGGCTTTGGGATGCTGCAGGCGATCTTGTTGGGCATACTTACACTTGCCGGAATGGTGAACATCTGGCATATCATGGTCCTGAGCCTCTGTCTTGGAGTGATCAATGCCTTTGAGATCCCTATCCGGCAGGCATTCGTGGTGGAAATGGTTGACCGGAACAAGAAGGCGCTGGCCAGCGCCATTGCGCTCAATTCCACTACCTTTAATCTTTCGCGCCTGGTGGGCCCTTCCGTGGCCGGTATGCTTATCAGCGCAGCCGGGGAAGGCTGGTGCTTCCTGATCAACGGCATTAGTTATGGTGCGGTAATGATATCCCTGCTGCTGATGCGCGTTTCTACCAGCGTTTACTATTCGGTTTCGAAAGAAGATGTGTTCAGCCGCTTGCGGGAAGGGGTCCGCTATATTGCTTCCCGGCAGGGCATGCGCAATTTGTTATTACTGCTGGCGGTTATCAGCTTCGCCAACGCGTCCCTGCGTACCCTGGCGCCGGTTTTTGCACAGGATATTCTGCACGGGGATGCCCAAACCCTGGGTTACCTGATGAGCGCCGCGGGAGTGGGCGCTATTACAGGCGCTCTTTACCTGACCAACAGCAGAAGCGCAGGTACGATGATCCGCATAATATCGAGTACCGGTATCCTGCTGGGGATTAGCATCGTTTGTTTTGCCTTCTCAGGAATGCTCGTGTTTTCCCTGTTGTTCATCGCCATTGCCGGCTTATCGCAGATGCTGCATACCGCGTCTACCAATACGCTTCTTCAACTTTATACAGACGACGATAAGCGCGGAAGGGTCATGAGTTTTTATACCGTCTGCCTTCAGGGTACCATGCCTCTCGGAAGCCTGCTGGCAGGGTCTCTGGCGGGGATCATTGGTGGCCCCTGGGCTATGGCGCTGATGGGGAGCATTTGCCTGGGAGCCACTTTCTTCTACCGGAAAACGCGGCGCGCACAAACGTCTCCGCAGAACCGGCATTAATTTGGTTTCACCTAAGCAATTATTGTAACCAAATTCTAAAAGTCATGAAAACGTACAAGAAAACCTGGATGCTTCCTATCCTGTCGCTGCTGCTATGCGGTAGCGCCTATGCTTTTACTGCGCCCGCAGCTGATACCTCCGGTAAAAAAGACGCCGGTTTCGCCAAAAAGGCTGCTGCGGGAGGAATGTTCGAAGTGGAGGCTGCTGAACTCGCAAAGGAGAACGGGGAAAGCCAGGCCGTGAAAGATTTTGCGGAGATGATGATAAAAGACCACACTTCGGTAAATGAAAAACTAAAGGGCATAGCTGCCGACAAGAATATCGAATTGCCTGCATCGCTGCCGGAAGACAAAGCAAGCAAGCTGGAAACATTATCCACTCTTAGCGGGGCTGCCTTTGACAAAGCTTATGCGGAAGAAATGGTGAGCAGTCACGAGAAAACCATTGCATTGTTTGAGGAAGAGGCGGAATCAGGTGAAGACCCCGACCTCAGCGGCCTGGCAGAAGAAAGCCTGCCGACCCTCAGGCATCACCTGGCCGAAGCCGAAGCGCTAAAGGGTGAAGCAGGAGAATAAGTTACCCGCTAAAGAAAGGATCAGCGATACCTACCCGTTCGGGGTTTAACTTTTTCCGCCAGGCCCCTGGTATCCGGTCAAGGATATTCTTGAGGGTTTCTTATGTTTGTCCTGATGAAGGGATACCTAATACTGCGCATCAGGCAAATCATCCGGGAAACTCCGGACGCAGCTACATTCGTTCTTGAACAGGAGGATGGCTCTCCGGTTCGTTATAGGGCCGGCCAGTTTTTAACCCTTATTTTTGAGCGGCACGGAAAGGAAGTCAGGAGATCCTACTCGTTAAGTTCCTCGCCCGGCATTGACGCCGGTTTGCGCATTACGGTGAAACAAATGGAGAACGGGGAATTTTCCCGTTACCTGCTTAGCCGGCTGAAACCAGGAGACTGCCTGAAAGCGCTTTCACCTGCAGGGCGTTTTACATTTCCGGACTCGTTCAGCGGCCCGGCGGATGTATTCCTGCTCGCTGCGGGCAGCGGCATCGTTCCCGTTTTCTCCATCCTGAAAATGCTGCTCACAAGCCGCCCTGACCTTAAAATAACCCTTGTCTACAGCAATTATAATGAAGAAAGCACCATTTTCCGAAAGGAAATTGACGCGCTTTCCCGGGACTATTCTCAGCAGTTTCATTACATTCATATCCTGAGCCAGCCGCATCGTGTGGCTGTTAACGTGATCCACGGCCATCTGAATAACCTGCTTCTTGAACGGCTGGTGGAAAAGCATCTTCATTTCGAAAGAAGCGAGGCGCTTTTTTTTATCTGCGGCCCTTTTACTTATATGCGCATGGTGCAGATCACACTGCGGGTAGCCGGCTTCCGGGATGAGCAGCTGCGCAAGGAGAATTTCGTCGTGAACGAGCCGGTGCCACCCCGCTTCACGTTCCCGGAGGGGCCCTACCCTAAAGAGGTGTTCCTGGATGTTTCCGGTGAAGCACACCGGCTGCAGCTAAGCAGGGGGCAGACAGTGCTGGAGGCCGCACTGCAGGCGGGGCTGAACCTGCCCTATAGCTGCAAAGCTGGTGTTTGTGCAACCTGCACCGCCCGATGTAGTCAGGGAGAAGTGAAAATGGCGGTGAATGAAGTTCTCACCAGCGCCGATCTGGAGCGGGGCCTTGTACTTACCTGCGTGGCCTTCCCGGTTACGCAAAAAGTGCATATTGAGATTGAGATATAATTCCTAAATTGCCTTTTCGTAACCTTATTTCCCATATGAAATTATACTTCACGGCGGCGCTTTTCTTTTGTGTCCTGACCGCTTTTTCGCAGCAGTCAGCTGCGCCTGAATTACACAGATCCGGATCACGTAGCCCGGAACCGGCTGGTCTTGAGCTTTGGTACCGGCAACCTGCATCGGAATGGGTAGAAGCGCTTCCGGTGGGCAACGGAAGATTGGGAGCAATGGTTTTCGGCGGAGTTAACACAGAACGTATCCAGATCAACGAGGAGTCCCTTTGGGCGGGAAATCGGTT is a window from the Anseongella ginsenosidimutans genome containing:
- a CDS encoding MFS transporter, yielding MTARKITRNFRLYFYRQKALFHRNYRLFMAGQVLSLTGTWIQRLAMMWLAYQLTGSEFLLGMVAFCEQIPILLLAPLAGVYADRWNKHKALIYIEGFGMLQAILLGILTLAGMVNIWHIMVLSLCLGVINAFEIPIRQAFVVEMVDRNKKALASAIALNSTTFNLSRLVGPSVAGMLISAAGEGWCFLINGISYGAVMISLLLMRVSTSVYYSVSKEDVFSRLREGVRYIASRQGMRNLLLLLAVISFANASLRTLAPVFAQDILHGDAQTLGYLMSAAGVGAITGALYLTNSRSAGTMIRIISSTGILLGISIVCFAFSGMLVFSLLFIAIAGLSQMLHTASTNTLLQLYTDDDKRGRVMSFYTVCLQGTMPLGSLLAGSLAGIIGGPWAMALMGSICLGATFFYRKTRRAQTSPQNRH
- a CDS encoding ferredoxin--NADP reductase; this encodes MKGYLILRIRQIIRETPDAATFVLEQEDGSPVRYRAGQFLTLIFERHGKEVRRSYSLSSSPGIDAGLRITVKQMENGEFSRYLLSRLKPGDCLKALSPAGRFTFPDSFSGPADVFLLAAGSGIVPVFSILKMLLTSRPDLKITLVYSNYNEESTIFRKEIDALSRDYSQQFHYIHILSQPHRVAVNVIHGHLNNLLLERLVEKHLHFERSEALFFICGPFTYMRMVQITLRVAGFRDEQLRKENFVVNEPVPPRFTFPEGPYPKEVFLDVSGEAHRLQLSRGQTVLEAALQAGLNLPYSCKAGVCATCTARCSQGEVKMAVNEVLTSADLERGLVLTCVAFPVTQKVHIEIEI
- a CDS encoding DUF4142 domain-containing protein, with the translated sequence MKTYKKTWMLPILSLLLCGSAYAFTAPAADTSGKKDAGFAKKAAAGGMFEVEAAELAKENGESQAVKDFAEMMIKDHTSVNEKLKGIAADKNIELPASLPEDKASKLETLSTLSGAAFDKAYAEEMVSSHEKTIALFEEEAESGEDPDLSGLAEESLPTLRHHLAEAEALKGEAGE